A segment of the Leptolyngbya sp. NIES-3755 genome:
GAACGGCAGAATCCCGATCGCAAGTCCAGCTAGAAACCAGAGAACAGACACAGGCAACGGGGGGCTAGAGGGCGAGTAATGTCCCCTTTAGCTTAACCGAAGCGATAGCCGAAACCCCGCACCGTGACTAAATACTGAGGATTACTTGGATCGAGTTCCAGCTTTTCTCTTAGCCATCGAATGTGGACATCAACAGTTTTGCTTTCCCCGATGAAATCGTGACCCCAAATTTTTTCCAGCAGTTGATCCCGTGACCAAACTCGCTTGGGATGCCGCAAGAACAGTTCCAACAACTTAAATTCTTTGGGTGAGAAATTGACAACTTCACCCCGAACCGTGACCCGGCATTCTTGTGGATAAATCGTCACATCCTGAAACTGTAAAGTTGGAACCGTTTGCGTTGTTTGGAACTGTTGATGACGACGCAGCAAAGCGCGGCAACGAGCAACTAATTCCCGCATTCCAAACGGTTTTGTCAAATAATCATCGGCTCCAACTTCCAAGCCAAC
Coding sequences within it:
- a CDS encoding response regulator receiver domain protein (similar to AA sequence:cyanobase_aa:LBDG_54240), which codes for MPPTLLTEAVPVTPKLTLGRILVVDDEQLIRDTIALTLSDEGYEIMTASDGREALEILQSALNQDSDQVSMPDLIILDLMLPCVNGLDICRWMRREGSSVPILMLSAKGSETDRVVGLEVGADDYLTKPFGMRELVARCRALLRRHQQFQTTQTVPTLQFQDVTIYPQECRVTVRGEVVNFSPKEFKLLELFLRHPKRVWSRDQLLEKIWGHDFIGESKTVDVHIRWLREKLELDPSNPQYLVTVRGFGYRFG